One part of the Mesorhizobium sp. M4B.F.Ca.ET.058.02.1.1 genome encodes these proteins:
- a CDS encoding aminomethyltransferase family protein, which produces MSQSPYPAVASGPPRPSLILRPGQIALPSGIERYTVQGNGAVLLDVEAGDTVSVRNIEGGQACELLAWGKDGVTDPGIFGEAANSNAAGIKALLADGDDSLSALRLGLQRRQVQLEQPKAVRVFGATTPAGTEQGFAVQRDGAMLIAAPGGPMLVDGHDTATPLTVTVRRNTIRLKTRSQLPDPLADPVLDLRVHSATAEAYFVKAGDYLQIIDVDGRQCTDFQCFSARKLDKGRDHPLDVTTTRTLMGAAYPMPGLHSKYYDQDMEPLVEVVQDTCGRHDAFALACAAKYYDDIGYPGHTNCSENFNKALSDKGVTPRAGWMAINFFFNTAIDAHGVMVSDEPWSRPGDYVLLRALTDIVCVSSACPDDTTPANGWDLTDIHVRTYSGQHKFSRAIARRMTPDSEPKMTRETAFHSSFAKHTRDFAEYRGYWLANSFAKEGAIAEYWACRRAAVIMDLSPLRKFEVTGPDSEALLQYTLTRDVKKLGVGQIVYSAMCYEHGGMIDDGTLLRLGKDNFRWVGGDDLSGEWLRETARKLGLNVLVRSSTDQMHNIAVQGPKSRDILKEVVWTSPLQPSISELEWFRFAVARIGGGNGVPVVVSRTGYTGELGYEIWCHPRDAEKVFDAIWEAGQPHGLKPMGLQALDMVRIEAGLIFAGYEFSDQTDPFEAGIGFTVPLKTKTDDFIGRDALIRRKEHPQTKLVGLDIDANIPVGHGDCVHVGRAQIGVVTSGMRSPLLGKTIALARLDVTHADIGTEVEVGKLDGQAKRLPARVVAFAHYDPQKTKPRS; this is translated from the coding sequence ATGAGCCAGTCGCCCTACCCCGCCGTCGCCTCCGGGCCGCCCCGACCGAGCCTCATCCTGAGGCCTGGCCAGATCGCGCTGCCGTCCGGCATCGAGCGCTACACCGTGCAGGGCAATGGCGCCGTGCTGCTCGACGTCGAGGCCGGCGATACGGTCAGCGTGCGCAATATCGAAGGCGGACAGGCCTGCGAGTTGTTGGCCTGGGGCAAGGACGGCGTCACCGATCCCGGCATTTTCGGCGAGGCCGCAAACAGCAACGCCGCCGGCATCAAGGCGCTGCTGGCGGATGGCGACGACAGCTTGTCGGCGCTGCGTCTCGGCCTGCAACGCCGCCAAGTTCAGCTTGAGCAACCGAAGGCCGTGCGCGTCTTCGGCGCTACGACGCCGGCCGGCACCGAGCAAGGCTTCGCCGTGCAGCGCGATGGCGCGATGCTGATCGCCGCACCCGGCGGACCGATGCTGGTCGACGGCCACGACACAGCGACGCCGCTTACCGTCACCGTGCGGCGCAACACCATTCGGCTGAAGACCAGGTCGCAACTCCCCGATCCGCTCGCCGATCCTGTGCTCGATCTGCGTGTCCATTCGGCGACCGCCGAAGCCTATTTCGTCAAGGCCGGCGACTATCTGCAGATCATCGATGTCGATGGCCGGCAGTGCACCGACTTCCAGTGTTTTTCAGCGCGCAAGCTGGACAAGGGCCGCGATCATCCGCTCGACGTGACGACGACGCGCACGCTGATGGGCGCCGCCTATCCGATGCCCGGCCTGCATTCGAAATATTACGACCAGGACATGGAGCCGCTGGTCGAGGTGGTGCAGGACACTTGCGGGCGGCACGACGCCTTCGCGCTCGCCTGTGCTGCCAAATATTACGACGACATCGGCTATCCCGGACACACCAACTGCTCGGAGAATTTCAACAAGGCGCTCTCGGACAAGGGCGTCACGCCCCGCGCCGGCTGGATGGCGATCAACTTCTTCTTCAACACGGCGATCGACGCGCATGGCGTGATGGTCTCGGACGAGCCGTGGTCGCGGCCGGGCGACTATGTGCTCTTGCGCGCGCTGACCGACATCGTCTGCGTCTCCTCCGCCTGTCCCGACGACACCACGCCCGCCAATGGCTGGGACCTCACCGACATCCATGTTCGCACCTATTCCGGCCAGCACAAATTCTCGCGCGCGATCGCCAGACGCATGACGCCCGATTCGGAACCGAAAATGACCCGTGAGACAGCCTTTCATTCGAGCTTTGCCAAGCACACGCGCGACTTCGCCGAGTACAGGGGCTACTGGCTGGCCAACTCCTTCGCCAAGGAGGGCGCCATCGCCGAGTACTGGGCCTGCCGGCGGGCGGCGGTGATCATGGACCTGTCGCCGCTGCGCAAGTTCGAGGTCACCGGACCGGATTCGGAAGCGCTGCTGCAGTACACGCTGACCCGCGACGTCAAGAAGCTCGGCGTCGGCCAGATCGTCTATTCGGCGATGTGCTACGAGCATGGCGGCATGATCGACGATGGCACGCTGCTGAGGCTCGGCAAGGACAATTTCCGCTGGGTCGGCGGCGACGACCTGTCCGGCGAATGGCTGCGCGAGACCGCCAGGAAACTCGGCCTCAACGTGCTGGTGCGCTCGTCCACCGACCAGATGCACAACATCGCCGTGCAGGGGCCGAAGAGCCGCGACATCCTCAAGGAGGTCGTATGGACCTCGCCGCTGCAGCCATCGATCAGCGAGCTCGAATGGTTCCGCTTCGCGGTCGCCCGCATCGGCGGCGGCAACGGCGTTCCGGTGGTCGTCTCGCGCACCGGCTATACGGGCGAGCTCGGCTACGAGATCTGGTGCCATCCGCGCGACGCCGAAAAAGTGTTCGACGCGATCTGGGAGGCCGGCCAGCCGCATGGGCTGAAGCCGATGGGCCTGCAGGCGCTGGACATGGTGCGCATCGAGGCCGGGCTGATCTTCGCCGGCTACGAGTTCTCCGACCAGACCGATCCGTTCGAGGCTGGCATCGGCTTCACCGTGCCGCTGAAGACCAAGACCGACGACTTCATCGGCCGCGACGCGCTGATAAGGCGCAAGGAACATCCGCAGACGAAACTGGTCGGCCTTGACATCGATGCGAACATCCCTGTCGGCCACGGCGACTGCGTCCATGTCGGCCGCGCCCAGATCGGCGTCGTCACCTCCGGCATGCGCTCTCCGCTGCTCGGCAAGACCATCGCCCTGGCGCGGCTCGACGTCACCCATGCCGACATCGGCACGGAGGTCGAGGTCGGCAAGCTCGACGGCCAGGCCAAGCGGCTGCCGGCGCGAGTCGTGGCCTTCGCGCATTACGACCCGCAAAAGACGAAACCGCGGTCCTGA
- a CDS encoding sarcosine oxidase subunit gamma family protein — protein sequence MAEFSWDVRSPLDRALVAGPYGAQGEAGVALTEIRNFDLVQIMARRGKAADMARASKARFGAATPETPKAVGTADATLIWSGPDQFFVLSKGGRHGIEALASVFAGSAALSDQSHARVLISVSGQRARAMLAKLSSIDLHPYVFAIGSAAATSMDHTSVTLWRGGDRGGQAVFNLLVFSTFAESLWHTILDSAAEYGVTIAHSEELV from the coding sequence GTGGCTGAGTTTTCCTGGGACGTCCGCAGCCCGCTGGACCGCGCGCTGGTCGCCGGCCCTTATGGCGCGCAAGGCGAAGCCGGCGTGGCGCTGACCGAGATCCGAAATTTCGACCTCGTGCAGATCATGGCGCGGCGCGGCAAGGCCGCCGACATGGCCAGGGCCTCGAAGGCTCGCTTCGGCGCGGCGACGCCGGAAACGCCGAAGGCGGTCGGCACCGCCGACGCGACGCTGATCTGGTCCGGACCGGATCAGTTTTTCGTGCTGTCGAAGGGCGGCAGGCACGGGATTGAGGCGCTTGCCTCGGTCTTTGCCGGTTCGGCTGCGCTTTCCGACCAGTCGCATGCGCGCGTGCTGATCAGCGTATCCGGGCAGAGAGCGCGCGCAATGCTCGCCAAGCTATCGTCGATTGATCTGCATCCCTATGTGTTTGCGATTGGCTCCGCTGCTGCAACCTCGATGGATCACACCAGCGTCACGCTGTGGCGGGGTGGTGATCGCGGCGGACAGGCGGTGTTCAACCTGCTGGTGTTTTCGACCTTCGCCGAAAGTCTCTGGCACACCATTCTCGATTCGGCTGCGGAGTATGGCGTTACGATCGCGCATTCCGAGGAACTGGTGTAG
- a CDS encoding APC family permease: MSTMSTVLEQPAEGKLLRHIDWRGAFWVASGVPALVLFSIGGIAGTTGTLAFVIWTVSMIMGFLQSFTYAEIAGLFPNKSGGASIYGATAWLRYSKFIAPLSVWCNWFAWSPVLSLGCSIAAAYILNALAPIPVFSETSPEVVAYIAAHAGTAPADAIAAVAAAATPAIRTWSLWGHTLGPVSFTFNATFFIGAVLMLMIFSIQHRGILGTANVQKYIGLLVIIPMLIVGVVPIFTGQINWANFSPLVPLAAAYAPDPGAWNIAGWTLVLGGMFIAAWSTYGFETAVCYTSEFKNPGTDTFKAIFYSGLLCMLLFILVPFTFQGVLGLNGMLATPIVDGSGVADALAGMVGGGRIIHSLLVMLMILALVLCIMTAMAGSSRTLYQGSVDGWLPRYLSHVNEHGAPTRAMWTDLVFNLIVLAIASADATSFFFILAVSNCGYIIFNFLNLNAGWIHRIDNGHIARPWRAPTWLLGIGAIFAYVNAVFMGAGAKVWNPMALWAGLITAALIIPVFCFRHYIQDGGKFPDHMLADLGMAGADLSVKKAGALPYLTLIAGVAVMLIANWLFVI, encoded by the coding sequence ATGAGCACAATGAGCACGGTCCTGGAGCAGCCTGCGGAAGGCAAGCTGCTCAGGCATATCGACTGGCGTGGCGCCTTCTGGGTGGCAAGCGGCGTTCCCGCCCTCGTCCTGTTCTCCATCGGCGGCATTGCCGGCACGACCGGAACGCTGGCTTTCGTGATCTGGACGGTGTCCATGATCATGGGCTTCCTGCAGTCGTTCACCTATGCCGAAATCGCCGGCCTGTTCCCGAACAAGTCCGGCGGCGCCTCGATCTACGGCGCCACCGCCTGGCTGCGTTACTCGAAATTCATCGCGCCGCTGTCGGTGTGGTGCAACTGGTTCGCCTGGTCGCCGGTGCTGTCGCTCGGCTGCTCGATCGCCGCCGCCTATATCCTCAACGCGCTGGCGCCGATCCCGGTCTTCAGCGAGACCTCGCCGGAAGTGGTCGCCTATATCGCCGCGCATGCCGGCACGGCGCCCGCCGATGCCATCGCGGCGGTGGCCGCCGCCGCGACGCCGGCGATCCGCACCTGGTCGCTGTGGGGCCATACGCTGGGTCCGGTGTCCTTCACCTTCAACGCGACCTTCTTCATCGGCGCGGTGCTGATGCTGATGATCTTCTCGATCCAGCATCGCGGCATCCTCGGCACGGCCAATGTGCAGAAATATATCGGCCTTTTGGTCATCATCCCGATGCTGATCGTCGGCGTGGTGCCGATCTTCACCGGCCAGATCAACTGGGCGAACTTCTCGCCGCTGGTGCCGCTGGCGGCCGCCTACGCGCCCGACCCGGGAGCCTGGAACATCGCCGGCTGGACGCTGGTGCTGGGCGGCATGTTCATCGCCGCCTGGTCGACCTACGGCTTCGAGACCGCCGTCTGCTACACGTCCGAGTTCAAGAACCCCGGCACCGACACGTTCAAGGCGATCTTCTATTCCGGCCTGCTCTGCATGCTGCTGTTCATCCTGGTGCCGTTCACCTTCCAGGGCGTGCTCGGCCTCAACGGCATGCTGGCGACGCCGATCGTCGACGGGTCCGGTGTCGCCGATGCGCTGGCCGGCATGGTCGGCGGCGGCAGGATCATCCACAGCCTGCTGGTCATGCTGATGATCCTGGCGCTGGTGCTCTGCATCATGACGGCGATGGCCGGCTCCTCGCGCACGCTCTACCAGGGCTCGGTCGACGGCTGGCTGCCGCGCTACCTCAGCCACGTCAACGAGCACGGCGCGCCGACGCGGGCGATGTGGACCGACCTCGTCTTCAACCTGATCGTGCTGGCAATCGCCTCGGCCGACGCGACGAGCTTCTTCTTCATCCTCGCCGTGTCGAACTGCGGCTACATCATCTTCAACTTCCTCAACCTCAACGCCGGCTGGATCCACCGCATCGACAACGGCCATATCGCGCGGCCGTGGCGGGCGCCGACCTGGCTGCTCGGCATCGGCGCGATCTTCGCCTATGTCAACGCGGTCTTCATGGGCGCCGGCGCCAAGGTGTGGAACCCGATGGCGCTGTGGGCGGGCCTGATCACCGCGGCTTTGATCATCCCGGTGTTCTGCTTCCGCCACTACATCCAGGACGGCGGCAAGTTCCCCGACCATATGCTGGCCGACCTCGGCATGGCGGGAGCCGACCTCTCGGTCAAGAAGGCGGGCGCCCTGCCCTATCTGACGCTGATCGCCGGCGTGGCGGTGATGCTGATCGCCAACTGGCTGTTCGTCATCTGA